In Gammaproteobacteria bacterium (ex Lamellibrachia satsuma), a single genomic region encodes these proteins:
- a CDS encoding c-type cytochrome: MSHLNRLHKITLLFCMIFSMSAVGHEYDPENGEEINEVCAGCHGEFGQGGKEGEYPRLAGMPNAFTAKQLHLFRDRKRPNLAMVEYIDERQMPDSDIQDISLYLEQVKLKTRLPPADKNAPDFDAYARLLESKRLMQVPRAKGDIEQGKKIYRKECGTCHGRDGWGDLKKAVPMLAGQYTNYLWRQVEKYRKRIRIHDESEPDEELLLDFSDEELTDIFAYLSILDD; the protein is encoded by the coding sequence ATGAGCCACCTTAACAGACTACATAAAATAACCCTGCTCTTCTGCATGATATTTTCAATGTCGGCTGTGGGCCATGAATACGATCCGGAAAATGGCGAAGAGATCAATGAAGTTTGCGCCGGATGTCACGGTGAATTTGGACAGGGCGGAAAAGAGGGTGAATATCCACGTCTTGCAGGCATGCCGAATGCATTTACCGCAAAACAACTCCACCTGTTTCGAGACCGCAAACGCCCCAACCTGGCAATGGTCGAGTATATCGACGAACGCCAGATGCCGGACAGTGATATCCAGGATATCTCCCTCTATCTGGAGCAGGTCAAATTAAAAACAAGACTCCCGCCCGCCGACAAAAATGCCCCGGATTTCGACGCCTATGCTCGCCTGCTGGAATCAAAAAGGCTGATGCAGGTCCCGCGTGCCAAGGGAGATATCGAGCAGGGCAAAAAGATCTACCGTAAGGAGTGCGGCACCTGCCATGGACGCGACGGCTGGGGCGACCTGAAAAAAGCGGTACCAATGCTGGCCGGGCAGTATACGAACTACCTCTGGCGTCAGGTGGAAAAGTATCGCAAGAGAATCCGCATCCATGACGAGAGCGAGCCCGATGAGGAGTTACTGCTGGATTTCAGCGATGAAGAACTCACTGACATCTTCGCCTATCTATCCATATTGGATGACTGA
- a CDS encoding ABC transporter permease subunit, producing MKYLWLTAYTDIIESLRARWFMVYSMVFGGLVVILFAFGLAESRIMGFTGLSRLLITYIQLSMAILPVFVLITTVRSVAGDREAGVFEYLLSLPITLSAWFWGRVFGRFFVVFLPVLLAMVGAVVWGTIKGAEVPWELLIYYTGLLMSLAWCFLGIGMLISTIARSSDVAQGAAFVVWLSLLLFLDLILLGVMIREHLPPESAVAIALANPMQVFRTATMMLFDPQLVLLGPTAYVILDNFGQAGYITYAIVYPILLGTGCAWLGYLLFKRSDLP from the coding sequence ATGAAATATCTCTGGCTTACTGCTTACACAGACATAATAGAATCCCTGCGGGCTCGCTGGTTCATGGTCTACTCTATGGTGTTTGGAGGATTGGTGGTGATCCTCTTTGCCTTTGGTCTGGCCGAGTCCCGCATCATGGGCTTTACGGGCCTCTCCCGTCTGTTGATTACCTATATCCAGTTATCGATGGCGATACTGCCGGTGTTTGTATTGATCACTACGGTACGCTCGGTGGCCGGAGACCGGGAGGCGGGGGTTTTTGAATATCTCCTCTCTTTGCCGATCACACTGAGCGCCTGGTTTTGGGGGCGGGTGTTCGGCCGTTTTTTCGTTGTCTTCCTGCCGGTGTTGCTCGCGATGGTGGGTGCGGTTGTCTGGGGAACGATAAAAGGGGCTGAGGTGCCGTGGGAGCTGCTGATCTACTATACCGGCCTGCTCATGTCTCTCGCCTGGTGCTTTCTCGGCATTGGTATGTTGATTTCAACCATAGCGCGCTCCTCCGATGTGGCACAGGGTGCCGCCTTTGTCGTCTGGTTGAGTCTGCTGCTCTTTCTCGACCTGATATTGCTCGGTGTGATGATACGCGAACACCTGCCGCCGGAGAGTGCAGTGGCTATCGCACTGGCCAACCCGATGCAGGTATTTCGTACCGCCACCATGATGCTGTTCGATCCGCAACTGGTGCTGCTCGGTCCAACGGCTTATGTGATCCTGGATAATTTTGGCCAGGCGGGTTACATCACCTACGCCATCGTCTATCCGATTCTGCTGGGTACCGGCTGTGCCTGGTTGGGTTATTTGCTGTTTAAACGGAGTGATTTGCCTTGA
- a CDS encoding ABC transporter ATP-binding protein codes for MIQFENIVKRFRRNEVLKGVNLTIERGHRVALVGSNGAGKTTLIRCLLGEYTCDGRVLVDGMDPRKQRREVLSKVGFVPQLPPPLRMPVGQLIRFAASLCESDPARMRDVAQKLGFDAEQFRHQPFVKLSGGQKQKLLIAIALGRESELLVMDEPAANLDPDARHIFFQLLAEKQERSAMLISSHRLDEVATLVNRVIEMDQGKVVLDDRVADLVELSSRLRCRLRLIQPEEAFAKTIGEWGFLGAADGVTWEGYIAGPDRLRFLGVLSRYAALLAGMEMEEAEEQVAAANVS; via the coding sequence ATGATCCAGTTTGAAAATATCGTAAAACGATTTCGACGCAACGAAGTTTTGAAAGGCGTGAACCTGACGATTGAGCGGGGACACAGGGTCGCTTTGGTGGGTTCTAACGGTGCCGGAAAGACGACGCTGATACGTTGCCTGTTGGGTGAGTATACTTGTGACGGTCGGGTGCTGGTGGACGGCATGGACCCGCGCAAGCAGCGGCGTGAAGTGCTCTCCAAGGTCGGTTTTGTGCCGCAACTGCCACCACCTCTGCGTATGCCGGTGGGACAGTTGATCCGCTTTGCCGCCAGCCTTTGTGAATCCGATCCTGCCAGGATGCGCGATGTGGCACAAAAGCTTGGATTCGATGCGGAACAATTTCGCCACCAACCTTTCGTGAAACTCTCAGGTGGACAGAAACAGAAGCTGTTGATTGCCATCGCCCTCGGACGGGAGAGTGAACTGTTGGTCATGGATGAGCCCGCAGCCAATCTCGATCCGGATGCCCGGCACATCTTTTTTCAACTGCTGGCGGAAAAGCAGGAACGCTCGGCAATGTTGATCTCCAGTCATCGTCTGGATGAGGTTGCTACACTTGTAAACCGGGTTATTGAGATGGACCAGGGCAAGGTGGTCCTCGATGACCGGGTAGCTGACCTGGTGGAACTCTCCTCTCGGCTGCGTTGCCGATTGCGCTTGATCCAGCCCGAAGAGGCGTTCGCCAAAACAATCGGAGAGTGGGGTTTTCTGGGCGCTGCGGACGGCGTGACCTGGGAAGGCTATATCGCCGGACCGGACCGGCTGCGTTTTCTTGGTGTTCTCTCCCGCTATGCTGCTCTGCTTGCCGGGATGGAGATGGAAGAGGCAGAGGAGCAGGTGGCAGCTGCCAATGTCAGCTAA
- a CDS encoding NapH/MauN family ferredoxin-type protein, whose protein sequence is MRYIRDSLSQIFGNKPRRPSKAEQPPELLEIYQGKKGNLSKADVEAVRHEHHTGCCNKWQRRRWITLILVNVLFVVSYYFDVQLLEGALTASRFVGFHMADLNSALQVALAYKHIVLNLVIGTATVFIMWLLLGGRTFCSWVCPYHLLAEWAEYLHLWLVKKKLIKNHTFNRKVRGVFYVIFALLALISGYTVFETISPTGILSRALIYGPGVALIWVGALLLFEVFYSRRAWCRYVCPIGVTYGVVGVLSPLRVKYNAEACHHEGDCRKICMVPHVLDLTVRGAAHDVNQDVGADCTRCGMCVDVCPTGSLVYEFKGLSKLL, encoded by the coding sequence ATGCGATACATAAGAGACTCCCTGTCACAAATATTTGGCAATAAACCCCGCCGGCCCTCGAAGGCGGAGCAGCCGCCCGAGCTGTTAGAGATCTATCAGGGTAAAAAAGGCAATCTCTCCAAGGCGGATGTCGAAGCAGTGCGTCATGAGCACCATACTGGTTGTTGCAATAAATGGCAGCGGCGGCGTTGGATTACCCTGATACTGGTGAATGTACTGTTTGTCGTCTCCTACTATTTTGACGTACAGCTGCTGGAGGGCGCACTCACCGCGTCACGCTTTGTGGGTTTTCACATGGCGGATCTCAACTCAGCGCTGCAGGTGGCTTTAGCATACAAACACATCGTGCTGAACCTGGTGATCGGAACAGCCACTGTATTTATTATGTGGCTGTTGCTCGGTGGCCGCACCTTCTGCTCCTGGGTTTGCCCCTACCATCTGCTGGCTGAGTGGGCGGAGTATCTCCACCTCTGGCTGGTGAAGAAGAAACTGATCAAGAATCACACATTCAACCGCAAAGTTCGTGGTGTCTTTTACGTGATTTTCGCCTTGCTTGCGCTGATCTCCGGATATACCGTTTTCGAGACAATCTCGCCTACTGGTATATTGAGCCGTGCCCTGATCTATGGACCCGGTGTTGCGTTGATCTGGGTGGGAGCGTTGCTGCTGTTCGAAGTCTTCTACTCCCGTCGCGCCTGGTGCCGTTACGTTTGTCCAATTGGCGTCACCTACGGCGTCGTGGGTGTATTGTCTCCGCTGCGGGTAAAGTACAATGCCGAAGCTTGCCACCACGAAGGCGACTGCCGCAAGATCTGTATGGTGCCTCATGTGCTTGATCTGACTGTCCGTGGGGCAGCCCATGATGTGAACCAGGATGTAGGCGCAGACTGTACCCGTTGTGGCATGTGTGTGGATGTCTGTCCCACTGGCTCCTTAGTCTATGAATTTAAAGGTTTGAGTAAACTGCTCTGA